In Cololabis saira isolate AMF1-May2022 chromosome 10, fColSai1.1, whole genome shotgun sequence, a single window of DNA contains:
- the LOC133452158 gene encoding tripartite motif-containing protein 16-like: MAQKGDQLDQETFSCSICLEVLKDPVTIPCGHSYCMKCINNFWDEEEKKLPSCPQCRQTFIPRPELVKNTMLAALVEQMKKTGVQAAPKPLQENICPHHGEVMNMFCRTDQKSICYLCSVEEHKGHDIVSAAAERTERQREMEVSRQQIQQEIQDREKDVKLLQQEVEAINQSADKTVEDSEEIFTELISLLQKRSSEVKQQIRSQQETEVRRVRELEEKLQQEITDLKRRDAEMKQLSDTEDHNQFLHNYHSLSSISESTHSSSISIRPLRYFQDVTAAVSEVRGRLQDILRDTWTNVSLTITDVDVLLPKEPKSRAGFLKYSCEITLDPNTVHKQLLLSEENRKVTLMDKDQSYSDHPDRFTTYFQVLSRESLTGRRYWEVEKKANVVFVAVSYKNISRSGRESAFPFNDKSWSLRCSSDRYEFYYNNIHTSISGPPTSRIGIYLDHRAGVLSFYSVSETTTLLHRVQTTFTQPLHAGVWVGKTVGDSAEFCKLR, translated from the exons ATGGCGCAGAAAGGAGAtcagctggaccaggaaaccTTTTCTTGTTCGATCTGTTTGGAAGTTTTAAAGGATCCGGTGActattccctgtggacacagttaCTGTATGAAATGTATTAACAACTTCtgggatgaagaggagaagaaactCCCCAGCTGTCCTCAGTGTAGACAGACGTTCATACCGAGACCTGAGCTGGTGAAAAACACCATGTTAGCAGCTTTAGTGGAGCAGATGAAGAAAACTGGAGtccaagctgctcct AAGCCCCTGCAGGAAAACATCTGCCCCCATCACGGTGAGGTGATGAACATGTTCTGTCGTACCGATCAGAAGTCTATCTgttatctctgctctgtggaggaacataaaggccacgacatagtctcagctgcagcagaaaggacggagaggcagagagagatggaggtgagtcgacaacaaatccagcaggagatccaggacagagagaaagatgtgaagctgcttcaacaggaggtggaggccatcaatcagtctgctgataaaacagtggaggacagtgaggagatcttcactgagctgatctctctcctccagaagagaagctctgaagtgaagcagcagatcagatcccagcaggaaactgaagtgaggagagtcagagagcttgaggagaagctgcagcaggagatcactgacctgaagaggagagacgctgagatgaagcagctctcaGACACCGAGGACCACAACCAGTTCCTCCACAACTACCACTCACTGTCATCAATCAGTGagtccacacactcctccagcatcagcatccgtcctctcaggtactttcaggatgtgacagcagccgtgtcagaggtcagaggtcgactacaggacatcctgagagacacGTGGACAAACGTCTCACTGACCATCACTGATGTGGATGTTTTACTGCCCAAAGAACCAaagagcagagctggattcttgaagtattcatgtgaaatcactctggatccaaacacagtacacaaacagctgttactgtcagaggagaacagaaaggtgactTTAATGGACAAAGATCAGTCTtattctgatcatccagacagattcactACATATTTTCAGGTCCTgagtagagagagtctgactggacgtcgttactgggaggtggagaagaAAGCAAATGTAGTTTTtgtagcagtttcatacaagaatatcagcagatcTGGGAGGGAAAGTGCATTTCCATTTAATGACAAATCTTGGTCACTACGTTGTTCCTCAGACAGATATGaattttattacaacaacaTCCACACCTCCATCTCAGGTCCTCCGACCTCCAGAATAGGAATTTAcctggatcacagagcaggagttctgtccttctacagcgtctctgaaaccacgaccctcctccacagagtccagaccaccTTCACTCAGCCGCTACACGCTGGAGTTTGGGTTGGTAAAACTGTTGGAGACTCAgctgagttctgtaaactcAGATAG